One stretch of Halobacillus litoralis DNA includes these proteins:
- a CDS encoding RDD family protein, protein MDVTNHNENDGQLSSLIHHQKKDLQKLLYAGFGSRFLAYIIDLIVIWSVNSIVTRPLLRLVNLEDAELWVPMFSAANITTSIIFFAYFILMTKFFRATLGKMILGLSVVSLKGESLSNGQIIFRECIGRYISMAILGIPYLVVAFTKRHQGIHDLFADTSVIKNKFRKLNDSIEQRPQTV, encoded by the coding sequence ATGGATGTTACAAATCATAACGAAAACGATGGGCAACTATCATCGTTGATCCATCATCAGAAAAAAGACCTCCAAAAACTGCTGTACGCAGGATTCGGTTCAAGATTCCTAGCCTACATCATCGACTTGATCGTCATTTGGAGCGTCAATAGCATTGTGACCCGACCTTTGCTGCGACTTGTGAACCTGGAAGACGCAGAGCTTTGGGTGCCTATGTTCAGTGCAGCGAATATTACGACATCGATCATCTTTTTTGCTTACTTCATACTGATGACGAAATTTTTCCGTGCTACGTTAGGAAAAATGATACTGGGATTATCTGTCGTTTCTTTAAAAGGAGAATCATTATCGAACGGTCAGATCATTTTCCGTGAGTGCATCGGCCGTTACATCAGCATGGCGATTCTCGGCATCCCTTATTTAGTCGTCGCCTTCACGAAACGACATCAAGGGATCCATGATCTTTTTGCGGATACATCCGTCATCAAGAATAAGTTCAGGAAGCTGAACGATTCGATCGAACAACGACCACAAACGGTATAA
- a CDS encoding substrate-binding domain-containing protein, translating into MKKRKLAAWIFTVVYGFVGWFIYGLARMVSSGNEYIYIGFVCIAIGLTVNYFILNIHKRMAKKWTWILVGVIFIVPSLLYGSYDWYIRSIEIANAEVDLSTYQPHKQGADLARLEEPATFQLEEDLPELDGATALYPVYAAFAEAVYPEGTYGYDDHSESPVTVSKTNGAFQRLSRFQADIIFTAGPSEQQQQALKQMKKTAIGKEAFVFFVHKDNPVDSLTLKQLKGMYSGEITNWEEVGGRDQNIIAFQRPEGSGSQTGLQNMMGETPIMDPPKDQRVDGMGGVIEKASDYRNHRNSIGFSYRFFATKMVEDHNIKLLNINGIVPSVHHIKSGEYPLTGKFYSITNGTKNPHVEPFIDWILSSQGQKLIEETGYIPVKEPGLPAE; encoded by the coding sequence ATGAAGAAAAGAAAGCTCGCGGCATGGATTTTTACTGTAGTCTATGGATTCGTCGGTTGGTTCATTTATGGACTGGCTCGAATGGTGTCCTCGGGAAATGAATACATCTACATCGGTTTCGTGTGTATCGCTATCGGTTTAACGGTTAACTACTTTATTTTGAACATACATAAGAGGATGGCTAAAAAGTGGACATGGATCCTGGTCGGTGTGATATTCATTGTTCCATCTTTGCTCTATGGAAGTTATGACTGGTATATAAGGAGCATTGAAATAGCGAACGCCGAAGTCGATCTTTCGACTTACCAACCACACAAGCAAGGTGCGGACCTCGCTCGACTGGAAGAGCCAGCTACTTTTCAATTGGAAGAAGATCTTCCGGAATTAGACGGGGCGACAGCTTTATATCCTGTCTACGCGGCTTTTGCTGAAGCTGTTTATCCGGAAGGGACGTATGGATATGACGATCACAGTGAAAGTCCTGTCACCGTCTCAAAAACGAATGGAGCTTTTCAGCGTTTATCCAGGTTTCAGGCGGACATCATCTTTACGGCTGGACCTTCCGAACAGCAGCAACAGGCTTTGAAACAAATGAAGAAAACAGCCATAGGTAAAGAAGCTTTCGTATTTTTTGTACATAAAGATAACCCTGTCGATTCTTTAACCTTGAAACAGTTGAAAGGAATGTATTCCGGTGAAATTACGAATTGGGAAGAGGTTGGTGGAAGAGATCAAAATATCATCGCTTTTCAACGGCCGGAAGGGAGTGGGAGTCAAACAGGACTGCAGAATATGATGGGAGAGACGCCCATTATGGATCCTCCTAAAGATCAGAGAGTCGACGGGATGGGCGGAGTGATTGAGAAAGCTTCTGATTACCGGAACCATCGGAACAGCATCGGCTTCAGCTACCGGTTTTTCGCTACGAAGATGGTGGAAGATCATAACATTAAGTTATTAAATATCAATGGGATCGTCCCCAGTGTCCACCATATCAAAAGTGGCGAATATCCTCTGACCGGTAAGTTTTATTCGATTACGAATGGAACGAAAAATCCTCACGTCGAACCTTTCATCGATTGGATCTTGTCCAGCCAGGGTCAGAAACTGATTGAAGAAACCGGTTATATTCCTGTGAAAGAACCCGGCCTTCCCGCAGAGTAA
- the sppA gene encoding signal peptide peptidase SppA encodes MSKRITASIIAATILILALVVQLIGTVFTGEEAENEAMGLFAGNENLEEKVVERGSGSKRIVELNLEGAIIDNPSTNPNPFGGGGYQHDRFMKKLEAIKEDASIKGVHLYVNSPGGGVYESAEIHDKLLEIKEAGKKIYVSMGNMAASGGYYVSAPADRIFASNDTFTGSLGVIMESINYQELANEYGVKFNTIKSGEFKDIMSPTKEMTEADREILQTLVDESYQQFVNVIVEGREMSESRVKELADGRIYSGKQAVENGLVDEIGFREDTLKALKKEIGGDPQVFQYKNTMGSFFNLPLAESLMPNSEIRYIEGLISQRQGPRMMYMYTD; translated from the coding sequence ATGAGCAAACGAATAACAGCAAGTATCATTGCTGCAACGATTTTGATCCTCGCTCTCGTCGTCCAGCTGATCGGAACGGTTTTCACTGGTGAAGAAGCGGAGAATGAGGCGATGGGGCTCTTCGCTGGCAATGAGAATTTAGAAGAAAAAGTCGTTGAACGCGGAAGTGGAAGCAAACGAATTGTTGAGTTGAACCTGGAAGGGGCCATCATCGACAACCCGAGTACGAACCCGAATCCATTCGGGGGCGGCGGATATCAGCATGATCGCTTTATGAAAAAGTTAGAAGCGATCAAAGAAGATGCCTCTATTAAAGGGGTTCACCTGTATGTCAATTCACCAGGTGGCGGTGTCTATGAAAGTGCTGAAATCCATGACAAACTGCTTGAAATTAAAGAAGCAGGCAAGAAGATTTATGTGTCCATGGGGAACATGGCCGCTTCCGGCGGGTATTATGTCTCTGCCCCTGCTGACCGCATTTTTGCGAGTAATGATACGTTCACAGGTTCCCTTGGAGTCATCATGGAAAGCATCAATTATCAAGAGCTCGCCAATGAATATGGTGTGAAATTCAACACCATCAAAAGTGGTGAATTCAAAGATATCATGAGTCCGACGAAGGAAATGACCGAAGCGGACAGAGAAATCCTCCAAACGCTTGTCGATGAATCCTATCAGCAGTTCGTCAATGTCATCGTAGAGGGACGCGAGATGTCTGAAAGCCGTGTGAAAGAATTGGCCGACGGCCGGATCTACTCTGGAAAACAAGCGGTGGAAAACGGACTGGTGGATGAGATCGGGTTCCGTGAAGATACGTTGAAGGCACTGAAAAAAGAAATCGGTGGCGACCCACAAGTGTTCCAATACAAAAATACAATGGGATCCTTCTTCAACCTGCCGCTCGCAGAAAGTTTGATGCCGAATAGTGAGATCCGCTACATCGAAGGATTGATCAGTCAGCGCCAAGGACCACGCATGATGTATATGTACACAGATTAA
- a CDS encoding spore germination protein has translation MDQTLNIEQILREKKKNHHVTIKKLELEDHPVHVIYIPAITDIKQVQDAILLPLQEWNHKETPLPHAFSAEPLLQLEKKNDVDRYLLDGFTLLVEQQTVYAIDTAQFAYRSIHEPVSEMTLRGSRDGFIESLEQNVSLLRVHLRSTDLKFEEFTVGTRSFTNVSIAYIDRTVNEELLKDVRARINAVQEDYIPDGGVMEQLIEKNNYSLFPEIHETERPTKVSSALVEGKVAIFVEGSPSVLLAPTTLNSLFQQADDYNFKWIPASLIRLMRFMAAFFSVMLPSVYISLISYHHGLIPTDLAISIAKTREGVPIPSFMEALIMQLTIETLREAGIRLPKPIGPAVSIVGAIVLGEAAVTAGIVSPLMVIVVSFAAICSFTIADYALSLALRTISFVMLFAAAFLGIYGLILAVFIISIHLVHLQSFSVPYLEPFAPFYVKRWKDSLIRFKLKKGGGRIE, from the coding sequence ATGGATCAAACATTGAACATCGAACAAATCCTTCGCGAAAAAAAGAAAAACCACCATGTGACTATCAAGAAACTGGAGCTTGAAGATCACCCTGTCCACGTCATCTACATACCTGCCATCACGGATATCAAACAAGTTCAGGACGCAATCCTTCTTCCATTACAAGAATGGAACCATAAAGAGACCCCTCTTCCTCATGCTTTTTCCGCAGAACCTTTGCTGCAATTAGAGAAGAAAAACGACGTCGATCGATACCTGCTTGACGGTTTCACTCTGTTGGTCGAACAACAAACGGTATATGCGATCGACACAGCACAATTTGCGTACCGTTCCATCCATGAACCTGTATCGGAGATGACACTGCGTGGATCTCGTGATGGATTTATCGAATCACTCGAACAAAACGTATCTCTTCTGCGTGTACACTTGCGCTCGACAGATTTAAAGTTTGAGGAATTCACCGTCGGTACCCGCTCCTTTACCAATGTATCCATCGCTTATATCGATCGTACGGTCAATGAAGAACTGTTGAAAGACGTACGAGCAAGGATTAACGCCGTACAGGAGGATTACATTCCTGATGGTGGTGTGATGGAACAATTGATTGAAAAGAACAACTATTCCTTGTTTCCAGAAATCCATGAAACAGAAAGACCGACGAAAGTATCGAGCGCACTTGTGGAAGGGAAAGTAGCGATTTTCGTAGAGGGGTCTCCTTCTGTGCTGTTAGCACCGACAACGTTGAACAGTTTATTTCAGCAGGCCGATGACTACAACTTTAAGTGGATTCCGGCCTCTCTCATCCGATTGATGCGATTCATGGCTGCTTTTTTTTCGGTTATGCTTCCTTCTGTGTATATATCTTTGATTTCCTATCATCATGGATTGATTCCTACAGATTTGGCCATTTCTATTGCTAAAACGCGGGAAGGTGTACCGATTCCTTCGTTCATGGAAGCGTTGATTATGCAGCTAACCATTGAAACTTTGAGAGAAGCTGGGATCCGATTACCAAAGCCAATCGGACCTGCCGTCAGCATTGTAGGAGCGATTGTCCTTGGTGAAGCGGCTGTTACAGCTGGAATCGTCAGCCCTTTGATGGTCATCGTCGTTTCCTTTGCGGCCATCTGTTCCTTCACCATCGCCGATTATGCGTTAAGTTTGGCATTGAGAACCATCAGTTTCGTCATGCTTTTCGCCGCCGCCTTCCTAGGAATATATGGATTGATACTGGCTGTCTTTATCATCAGCATCCACCTTGTTCATCTACAAAGTTTTTCTGTCCCATATTTAGAGCCATTTGCTCCTTTTTACGTAAAACGTTGGAAAGATTCCTTGATTCGATTCAAACTGAAAAAAGGAGGCGGACGCATTGAGTGA
- a CDS encoding ASCH domain-containing protein yields the protein MNEQAKAYWDRYWKGKEKPESVKAWSFGTAPDRMARLVMDGVKTATCSARQAYEVEKEALPEVGEYNIILNGEDEPAAIIRTTEVEVVPFHEVTAEFARAEGEGDLSYDHWLEVHKKFFKKEADEIGYEYSEDMDLVCEKFQLVHVNPD from the coding sequence ATGAACGAACAGGCGAAAGCATACTGGGATCGATATTGGAAAGGAAAAGAAAAACCGGAAAGCGTCAAGGCTTGGTCATTCGGAACCGCCCCTGATCGGATGGCAAGACTGGTTATGGACGGGGTTAAGACAGCCACATGCTCAGCTCGTCAAGCTTATGAGGTTGAAAAAGAGGCGCTTCCTGAAGTCGGAGAATATAACATCATTCTTAATGGAGAAGATGAACCTGCAGCCATCATCCGAACGACAGAAGTGGAAGTTGTCCCTTTTCATGAAGTAACCGCAGAGTTTGCCAGAGCAGAAGGAGAAGGGGACCTATCTTATGACCACTGGTTAGAGGTCCATAAGAAGTTTTTCAAAAAGGAAGCGGATGAAATTGGATATGAATACAGCGAAGATATGGACCTTGTTTGCGAGAAGTTCCAACTTGTCCACGTGAACCCGGACTAA